Within Nematostella vectensis chromosome 1, jaNemVect1.1, whole genome shotgun sequence, the genomic segment ACCCGTCATCAACTCTACGCACGCCTGTGGCTCAAGCGCCTTCTTTTGTGACGAGTCCAGAGCGGCTGCGAGTAAGACTAGGCTCGCTGCGATAGTTCGGAAAGGTTTAAAGTCTATATGGTTGTCTCTAAATCAAAGTCTATATGGTTGTCTCTAAATCAAAGTCTATATGGTTGTCTCCACATCAAAGTCTATATGGTTGTCTTTATATCAAAGTCTATATGGTTGTCTCTATATCAAAGTCTATATGGTTGTCTCTATATCAAAGTCTATATGGTTGTCTCCACATCAAAGTCTATATGGTTGTCTCTATATCAAAGTCTATATGGTTGTCTCTATATCAAAGTATATATGGTTGTCTCTATATCAAAGTCTATATGGTTGTCTCCACATCAAAGTCTATATGGTTGTCTCTATATCAAAGTCTATATGGTTGTCTCTATATCAAAGTCTATATGGTTGTCTCTATATTAAATTCTCTATGGTTGTCTCTATATTAAAGTCTATATGGTTGCCTCTATATTAAATTCTCTATGGTTGTCTCTATATTAAAGTCTATATGGTTGTCTCTATATCAAAGTCTATATGGTTGTCTCTATATCAAAGTCTATATGGTTGTCTCTATATCAAAGTCTATATGGTTGTCTCCACATCAAAGTCTATATGGTTGTCTCTATATCAAAGTCTATATGGTTGTCTCTATATCAAAGTCTATATGGTTGTCTCTATATCAAAGTCTATATGGTTGTCTCCACATCAAAGTCTATATGGTTGTCTCTATATCAAAGTCTATATGGTTGTCTCTATATCAAAGTCTATATGGTTGTCTCTATATTAAATTCTCTATGGTTGTCTCTATATTAAAGTCTATATGGTTGCCTCTATATTAAATTCTCTATGGTTGTCTCTATATTAAAGTCTATATGGTTGTCTCTATATCAAAGTCTATATGGTTGTCTCTATATTAAAGTCTATATGGTTGTCTCTATATCAAAGTCTATATGGTTGTCTCTATATCAAAGTCTCTATGGTTGTCCCTATATCAAAGTCTCCATGGTTGTTTCTATATTAAAGTCTCTATGGTTGTTTCTAtattaaaatgtttgtttCTCGCTCCTTTATCTTCTATCCCGCCCCGTTCCCCTCCGCCAGCCTTTTTCGCCTCGTTCTCGCGCCAGTGACCTCGATGTACTGGGTTTCCAAGGATGGAAGAAATGAAATGTCCGCTATTTACTGAAAATATGGCTGCGGTATAGAGCTGCACACAGCTAATCCTCAATTACCAAAAACACGTCCTTATTGAGAAATATGACTGCGCACTTCCCCCGCCCCCTAAAGCGAATCCAGGCTACGCCCATCAAGTCTACCGTGCCTCGTTCCGCTCCATATTTTCAACTTTTCCTTAGACCATGAAAGCGTTTTAATGAACTTTGGCTTCTTAGTAAACAAGAAACGACTAAAGAAGGAAATTTGCAGCTACTTTCACTGCAGCAATAAAAGATTAAATTACTGAATAAAAAATGCACTTATCTtttggtttatttttaaacaaatatcTTGCCTGCCACTAAGCTAAATAAAATTTCTAATCCAAGATCATCTGGTTATAACACATACACCCATCATCAAAAACCCTTGTCAGTGCACATGGGAAATTGCTTTTGTTTAATCGGCACTAAACGAATTAAAGATGAATTTACTTATAATATCCACAAAGGTCTGTCCTTAGAATttccatttgccattcgccgttTGCGATTCCCTGCACTGAAACCTTGAGAAAACTATACCGAGAAATAATGTGTTATGTATATAACACTTAAACAACTTGAtgtatagaaaaaaacacgttAACTACTGTTGAACATCCCTACAAGCCTACTATTTTATGAGTGGGCAACCCAGAAACAGGCTAATGCCTGCGTGCTTTTTTCTATACAtcaagatatatcccgcttATCACCTGTGTATCAAGTGCTCTTCTATGATCGCTTACAGTTACGCATTATATAAGACATATATGTATCCAAAAAAGGCAGTTATTCTTTCCATTTTTGCCTCAAAATATTCACAAACCATTGATATCGCTGCCCAGGTTCATTGAGCGAACTGAACAGTCCCTCATCAGACTGTTGCGGTTCTATAATAGCCCACGTGTAAAGTTTGACAATTCAATAGCTCTAAAATGAAAAGTACcaaagaaatagaaaaaaatatcattgtATTTGAAAAATGCCTCTATTCTGTCCTTTAGTACCCACATAGACCACTTCTAGCATTTATTTGGGGGGAAAATCCACCTTTAAACAAAAACGTTAGCCATTTATACGCTACCCCTGAAGCACTGCGGGCGAGCTAGGAATTCAGAGTGAAAGCGCATCTGGTCGGGTGTACTTGCTCATAAATCAAACATTAGATACCTCTATTTGAAAACGAACGATTCTCGTCGCTGATGAAGTCTAGCCTTTAATAGCAGTATTTGCCGCCTTAcagaaaatagaataaaatagaataaaaaaaattattgaatgAAAACTTCCTAAATCCTTTATGTAACTATAAAAAAACCTCACTTGTATTTGGGCAGCTGTTTACTCAAATATAGACTGTTGGCATTGGTTAAACGATATTAAACCTACCTGGAATATACCATTTTTAGTattcaatataaaaaaatagaataaaacagAATATCAAAATTCTTGAATAAAAACAGGAAATCTAATTTTTTTATGTACCAATAAAATTTATCACTTATATTTGGGCAGCTGTTTACTCAAATATTGACTGCTGCCTTTGGATAAACGATAtaaaacctaccttttttagTACTTTATATTTAGAAGCTGTTAAAAATTCTTTAGCATAGGAACAATGATGAGGTCCAAGGTTTTTCTTTCATCTTGTCAATACTCTTCAAAGCGAGGTATACACAATGAAGGAAGTTTGAGTTGTTAACTCAGAATAAATGTCTATGTACTATGCTTTCGAGGTCCAAAGACAATAAGAAATAGGACAGTATCTAATTCATTCCCCAGAGAAAATCGTGAGATTTTGATATCAATAAGAAAGTTCAGTATTTCAGCTTAACTAACATTTGACTTGCAGCACAATATCTAATAATAAAAACCAACACAACATGAGCCTATTCCGTCTGCATTTGTTAAAGGTGCACAGATGCGTCAACAAGAGGGACTGGAGCTTGCTATATAAGGGCATTCGAAGCAGGAAAAACCTCACTGCTCATCAAACTTCAGCATGAAGCTTGCGATACTTGCGGTACTCCTGGCCTGTGTGGCCTTCGCAGTATGCGAAGATGACGACGAGACCATGGCATTGGTAAGAAAATACTTGAGCTTTCTTGTCAACTCAAATTGTAAAGGCAAAGAACATTAATCTATAATTAATTTCTCGTACTCCCGCTGATcaatctttgttatttttttgtttcagaaATACCTGAATCAGTTCCACTATATCTCACCTACTCGATCTGGAAATCATGATGTGAAGAAAGCTTTGGAGAAGTTCCAGGAAATCGCTGGTCTCCCTGTGACTGGTGAGATGGATCCCGACACCATTGCACAGATGAAGAAGCCACGCTGTGGCATGCCGGATGTTGATGAAAGTGGTCTAAGAATCAGAAGGTATCATTTTGACTGATTGCATCCTCTGGAGTGCACAATAACTCTAGCTTGGCTACGCCTTTTTTAGTTAGAGCGAATAACCGTTTCTGAGGCATTCGTACACAACCTTTCTACTACACTCTACTCCTCCAACTTTATTTTATAGCTACATAATCACTGGCTTTATACagatcaataacaataactataAAAGTCGTGGATTTGACTTTGCTTTGAATGTTCTTTGTTAGGTATAAGACTTCAAGCAGCTGGCGTAAGAGGCACCTCACTTACCACATCACATATGGACGAGACTTGAACCAAGATTCCCAGAGACGTATTTTTGCCCGTGCACTGCAATACTGGTCCGACGTGTCTGGGCTCAGCTTCTCGCCTACCAATAATGGCGGCAGTGCCGATATTAAAATCAGGTGAATCTCTTTTTGTGCGTTACAAGCACACCCCCGACCCTCCCCCCTCCAACCCCCATGCCGcctatatatttttgtttttgttttgcgacgactattttaaaagttatttaTGACTAAACTCTAAACGAGTGCAACTTCAAAATATCCGTAGCGGTCTAGTGAAAACTAGGCTTCCATTGACTACAGTATATATTTGGACTTAAATGGGGAGCCGTAAAAAAGCACTCAAACACCTCCGACCCAAATCGAGCCTAAGGGTCCGTTAAGTACTCTGACTCAAAAAGCAAACACTGAGTCCATGGTTCGGTATTTTTAGCTTCGGCGCCAGAAGTCATGGTGGCCCGCACGACGGAAATAGATGCGCATATGCGTTTGACGGTCCCGGCAAGGTTCTTGCCCACGCCTTTTTCCCCTCCAATGGCCGCGCCCATTTTGACGAGGACGAGACGTACACGGACGGCACCCCAAGTGGCACCAACCTCATGTGGGTGGCGACACACGAGTTCGGCCATGCCCTTGGGCTAGAACACAGTGATGTGAGAAACGCTGTCATGTACCCATACTACACTGGATACGTAGCCAACTTCCGCCTCCAGGATGATGACATTCGTGGAATCCAATCCCTTTACGGTATGAATATTTGTATCCACTCCACATGCGGtaatctaataaaaaaatcatattttcTAATATAATGATAAAAGCCTGTTGATTATATGCCATTATAAACAAATTTCGATAAAATGCCACCATTATTTTCATAACCAGGTTCCAacagtggtggtggtggtggcggcggcggcggcggcggaAGTAAGTTTTCGCATTGATATGTTAGAGTCGTGCATAGGTTTAATAATAACGGGCAAAAGTGATGCGCGCAGAGTCTTGAGAGCATCacgtaagaaaaaaaaccgaGTTCGCCTAAACTAAGATGTTTTTTGTACTTTTGCGCTAATATGTCGGGACTGGGAACGAAAAAGCGACTGTTCGAGCTATCGGGAGTAAACATGCAACctg encodes:
- the LOC5521015 gene encoding hatching enzyme, yielding MKLAILAVLLACVAFAVCEDDDETMALKYLNQFHYISPTRSGNHDVKKALEKFQEIAGLPVTGEMDPDTIAQMKKPRCGMPDVDESGLRIRRYKTSSSWRKRHLTYHITYGRDLNQDSQRRIFARALQYWSDVSGLSFSPTNNGGSADIKISFGARSHGGPHDGNRCAYAFDGPGKVLAHAFFPSNGRAHFDEDETYTDGTPSGTNLMWVATHEFGHALGLEHSDVRNAVMYPYYTGYVANFRLQDDDIRGIQSLYGSNSGGGGGGGGGGGNCRDGNKNCHLWEHLCNSHEYVINHCLKTCRRC